The Streptomyces sp. NBC_00454 DNA segment AGGAGTTCGCCATGACACGCTGGTACGAGGGCCCGCTGGCCGCATTCGACACGGAGACGACCGGGGTGGACGTGGAGCGGGACCGGATCGTGTCCGCCGCGCTCATCGTCCAGGAGTGCGCGGGCGGCCGGGTCCGTTCGACGCGCTGGCTGGTCAATCCCGGCATCCCGGTGCCGCCGGGTGCCACGGAAGTGCACGGTCTGACCGACGATCACCTCCAGCGCAACGGCCGCTGGCCCGCGCCGGTGGTGGAGGAGATAGCCCGGGCGCTCGGGGAGCAGCAGGTGGCGGGGCGGCCGGTGGTGGTGATGAACGCGCCGTTCGATCTGACGCTGCTGGACCGGGAGTTGCGCCGGCACCGGGCGTCTTCGCTGTCGCGCTATCTGGACAACCGGCCGCTGACGGTGCTGGATCCGCGGGTGCTGGACAAGCACCTGGACCGCTACCGCAAGGGGCGGCGGACGCTGACGGACCTGTGCGCGCACTACGGGATAGAGCTGGAGGCCGCGCACGACGCGGCGGCGGACGCGCTGGCTTCGCTGGAGCTCGTACGGGCGGTGGGGCGGCGGTTCGCGGGGCGGCTGGAGAGGCTGTCCCCGGCGGAGCTGCACACCTTGCAGCAGGTCTGGCACGCGGCGCAGGCGCGGGGGCTGCAGGCCTGGTTCGCCCGGCAGGGGACGCCGGAGCCGGTGGATCCGCACTGGCCGTTGCGTCCGGAGCTGCCGCAGGCGGCGTAGCGGAAGGCCAGAGCATCCGGAGGGCCAGAGCATCCGCAGGGACCGCTGCGCGCGGAGGGGCCCGTACATGCGGAAGGCCGGTCCGTCATCAGACGGACCGGCCTGTCCCGGTGGGCGATACTGGGATCGAACCAGTGACCCCTTCGGTGTGAACGAAGTGCTCTCCCGCTGAGCTAATCGCCCGGGAACGGACTGAACAATACAGAAGGCTCGGGGCTGGTTCAAACCGCTTCCGTTCCGGCTGCCAGATGCGCGGCCAGTCCGCGCCGCCCGGCCCGCATCATCAGGGTGTGGTTGAGCCGGAACACGGGCCGCCCGGGGACGGAGAGCCACCGCATGAGGGGCCGGTGGACCTCGACCTCCTGCTCGTATAGGGCCCGCGTTCCGCCGGATCGGGGACCGACGGTCCAGCGCGCCCAGCCCTCCAGGTCACCGCTCAGGGCGACCTCCAGGATTCCGCGCGCGGGATCGCGCAGGACTTCGGCGGCGCTCACGCGCAGGGTGTACGGGAGGGTCGAGCGGATGAGGGCGGTGCCGCTCCGCTCGTCGCCGGTGGGGACGACCTCGCGGATCTGCGGCCACCACAGGGGGTAGGCCTCGGGCTGCTCGAGGGCGGCGTAGACGCGGGCGGGTGGGGCGTCGAGGTCCCACACGCTGCGGAAGCGGTAGTGGGTCCAGCGGGCGCGGCGGCCACGGCTCGGGTCCATGGGCCCAGTCTGACCCGCGGCGCGGCCACCGGGAACGCCGCATCCCTACTCAGCCGGAATTCGTTAGGGATGAGTACGCGCACCCATGTGCCCGGGGCGCGATGGGGGCGACACTCCGCACATGGAGAACCCTCTGCCGCCGGCCGAAGAGCTGCTGCTCATCGACCGCGAGCTGTTTCAACTCGACGCCCGGCGTCACTACCTGCTGAGCCGTCGGGAGTGGCTGCTGCGCGGCCAGGCCCCCTTGGCCTGGGGAGTGCCCGCGCATCCCGCCGGGCCGAAGCCGGCGCAGGGCGGGCCGGAGGCCTCGGCGCCGGGTGCGCAGAACGTGCTGCTGATCCTGGGCGCGGTGCTGCTGGCCGTGGCGGCGCTGGCGTTCACGCTGGTCAGTTGGGGATCCCTGGGCATCGCGGGGCGCAGCGCGGTACTCGCCGTGGTGACGGCGGCGGCGCTGGGCGCGCCGGTGGCGCTGCTGCGTCGCGGGCTGCGGTCGACGGCCGAGGCGGTGGGGGCGGTCGGGCTGCTGCTGACGGTGCTCGACGCGTACGCGCTGTACGCGGTCGGGATGCCGGACACGGACTCAGCCGCCTACGCGGCGGGGTCGGCCGCGGTGCTGGCGGCGGTGTGGGCCGGGTACGGGCTGGCGCTGCCGGGGCTGCGGATCCCGTTGCCCGCGGCGGTGCTGACGGCGCAGCTGCCGTTGCCGCTGGCCGCGGTGGCGGCGGGAGGCAACGGGATCGCCCTGGGCTGGGCGCTGTTGGCGACGGCGGCGCTGGACGCGGCGCTCGCGCTGGTCCGCCCGGGGCGCTGGTCGCTCTGGGCCGCGGTCGCCGGTTCGGTCGTGGGCGGGGCGGCGCTGCTGACGGGACTGGCCGAGTCGGTGGCTCCGGAGTCGGGTGGCCTGCCGCTGGGCGCGGCCGCGCTGCTGGCGGCGGTGTGCGCGCTGGGCGTGGCGGTGGCCTGGCGTCCGGCGGGGCTCCCGGCCTTCGCGGTGGCGGCCGGTGTCGCGGCGGTGGCGGCGGCGGGCGGGCTGCTGGCTCCGGGGCTGGAGTCCTCCTGGGCGGCGGTGGCGTACCTGGTGGTGGCGCTGCCCCTGCTGGGGGCGGTACGGGTCCTCGTGCTCCCGGCTCCGGTCCGGCGCGGCCTCGCGCCGGCCGGTGCGGGGGTGGCCGCGCTGACGGCGGTGTGGGGTGCGGCGTGGGTGGTGACGGTGCTGGTGCACCGGCTGCGGGTGCTGGAGGAGGTGTGGGCGCCGACGACCCCGGCGGCCGGGCACGGCACGGGCACGGCCCCGGTGGTGGCGCTGCTGCTGACGGCGGCGGCCGCGTGGTGGCTGCTGCGGGTGGT contains these protein-coding regions:
- a CDS encoding 3'-5' exonuclease — protein: MTRWYEGPLAAFDTETTGVDVERDRIVSAALIVQECAGGRVRSTRWLVNPGIPVPPGATEVHGLTDDHLQRNGRWPAPVVEEIARALGEQQVAGRPVVVMNAPFDLTLLDRELRRHRASSLSRYLDNRPLTVLDPRVLDKHLDRYRKGRRTLTDLCAHYGIELEAAHDAAADALASLELVRAVGRRFAGRLERLSPAELHTLQQVWHAAQARGLQAWFARQGTPEPVDPHWPLRPELPQAA
- a CDS encoding SCO7613 C-terminal domain-containing membrane protein, which translates into the protein MENPLPPAEELLLIDRELFQLDARRHYLLSRREWLLRGQAPLAWGVPAHPAGPKPAQGGPEASAPGAQNVLLILGAVLLAVAALAFTLVSWGSLGIAGRSAVLAVVTAAALGAPVALLRRGLRSTAEAVGAVGLLLTVLDAYALYAVGMPDTDSAAYAAGSAAVLAAVWAGYGLALPGLRIPLPAAVLTAQLPLPLAAVAAGGNGIALGWALLATAALDAALALVRPGRWSLWAAVAGSVVGGAALLTGLAESVAPESGGLPLGAAALLAAVCALGVAVAWRPAGLPAFAVAAGVAAVAAAGGLLAPGLESSWAAVAYLVVALPLLGAVRVLVLPAPVRRGLAPAGAGVAALTAVWGAAWVVTVLVHRLRVLEEVWAPTTPAAGHGTGTAPVVALLLTAAAAWWLLRVVPQRLRPAAAAVAVALGWAGLFTAPVAAGLPAGAVLVAQLAVTLAAGTLALRTAAADADRGIAAAACAGAGALSVSLAALDGRLATVGVLGLLGAAAAAGAAYGPGSAWARRAAAAFAVGYAALLAVALGALLELPVAWWGPPVLVVPAVVVALGPRLGPVRAAAELTAAGAVSLAVLLTLGAERAATPLLALTLGLAGAVCAGAAVRPERRSAGWAAGALFLAATWVRLAASGVTVPEAYTMPVSAAALAVGFVRRRRDPQAASWTAYGPGLAATLLPSTLAVWADPHWLRPLLLGVAALAVTLAGAPGRLKAPLLLGGATLVAVALHELTPYVVQVVDALPRWLPPALAGVLLLAVGATYEKRLRDARRLREAIGRLK
- a CDS encoding SRPBCC family protein: MDPSRGRRARWTHYRFRSVWDLDAPPARVYAALEQPEAYPLWWPQIREVVPTGDERSGTALIRSTLPYTLRVSAAEVLRDPARGILEVALSGDLEGWARWTVGPRSGGTRALYEQEVEVHRPLMRWLSVPGRPVFRLNHTLMMRAGRRGLAAHLAAGTEAV